GTGTAATTACTCGCAACCACCAATTTGGGCAGACTGAAAATGCAGTCCAGGATGTTTGTCCCATGAAGGATTTGTGCACTTCCTTCTATGTGAACTTGTCCAGCAACATCTAGAACATCATGATATAGAGCGATGACTAGTTCATCATCAAAGACGTCAGTGGTTGGCATTGGAAAATATTCAGTCCAATAATCATTAAGCAATTCAAATTTGTCAGACGAACACGTCGTGAGCATTGTGAAGTCTAGTTGTTGAAACAATCTCTTTACTACAGTcaacaaaagaaaattgaaaCAGTGTCTTATAAAATTATCAAGTTCTGCCTCTGACATGACCACTCTAGAGACTGAATAACCAGAAGAAATTGCACATGCGCAGCACAGTGGGCCAAACCTTAGTGATATAAGACGTTGCGGCTGCAATGGATCAGAAACATCACTTTCAAGTGTTAGTGCCGATGCAAAGTCATTTTCTGGTGAGTGCAAACCAAAACAACAAAAAGTTGAACCTTCTCTATCAAATGGTGTCCAAAGACCGTCATCACATTACCTTGATTTTGACATGCCATTTAAATAGTTGTCTATCAAATAGCTTCCAAGTCGAGCTGCTATAACCTTCAGCACACATAATTTTAGAACATTCATATCCAAGTGATGCACCTTATGTTCATTAGGCAATGCAAAGAGCAAAACAAGGAGTGTCTTTCTCCAAGGGAATACACTTTCGCTTGTTGTCAACTCTATTCGAGCCATAGACTTGGAACATATTGCAGGATCCCAATCATATGCCTGATCAGGTTGCAATGTAGAAACTTGGAGGCACCCACCAGGGGTTATAATGAATAGATTTGGATGGGGATCAAATGGGAATTGAGGCAAAATACAGTGAGCATTGCACGTGGAGACAATATGACGTGAAAATCCTAATGATCTCTTTGAAATCATCCACAACCATGAGTGAATAATATCTTGCAGCGCCAAGAAATATGGTAAGCAAACTAGAACCGCGATCAAACGGATAGTTGGCCCTTATTGATCAGGTGGAAATCGATACAAAGATAATGGGGGTTTAGCATGATCGAATTCCATGAAGTAATCAAATATAGATCCTCCCATAAATTCGGCGCATGACTACAAGCCGAAAGCAAACAAGGTAGTACAAggatattattttcaaacatgATAAGGTGACTGTATCCTCCTTTAACTTCAGAAACTATTTGAAACATTTCATCAAACACATGGGATGCATGATTTTCTGAATCATTTATCACTTGATGATCGACTTCcatgttaattttcttattgTGTATTTCAGCGAACACCTTGCAGGCATAGCTGCTTGGTCGTCCTTCAAGTAATTTTGGGAGTCCAAGATGGGACACAATGTCTTTGATTTGGCCACTTGAGGTTCTAACATCATAAGAGGGACCTCAGAATTCTCTATAGTGTTTAAGTTGTCCTCATTCAAAGCAAGAATAATTTCCTGTTCGACGACCTCCTCTATGTCACACTTACTGGCCAAAGACGGAGTCAAATCTGGACGTGCTTGAGCATCAGAGAACTTTACAGAAGCAAGCCGATAGTGTATTTTGAATGTTATCCAGGTGGCGACGCATACAAGAGAATTTCTCATCCATTTGTAGCGATAAATCAGTAATGGGAGACACTCCAAGTTCCGTTACAGTTTGTCTGCGTTAATGGAAAGCCAATTTATCTGTGAAATGCTTCCAATCGAGGGCTTCTCCGTCAAAGTAAAGTCAAGGAAGAGACAACGCTCTGCTTGATAAACTCATACGGTTGGATAAGAAACACCGGTGAAGCGATTTAACACGATTGCAGCTATGGCAAGAAAATTTGGGGTACCTATCAGCCATGAAGTAGGAGCAATGGAAGAACTGTTATTTGAAATATTGGAATACAAAAACTTGTACTTCACTATATTCATAAATACATGTGTAAATATAATCACTAGAGGttctatcaaagataagtaaaTATCCTACacatttcttttatgatttagCTAGCTATATAAggcaagaaaatatatttaggATATCCTATAATATTTTGTAACACTATCTCTCAAGCTGGAGTAGAGATATTGATCATGCTCAGCTTGTTACATAGATAACTTGAGCTTCATTCAGTGCCTTTGTGAACAAATCGACTAGTTGCTCTCCCGTTTTCACGTAACCCGTGGAAATTAAGTTTTCTTGAATCTTCTCACGAATGAAATGATAGTCAACCACAATATGTTTAGTTCTTTCATTATACACCGGATTTGAGGCAATATGAAGAGCAACTTGGTTATCACACTAAAGTTTTGTTGGCGTATgatttttcaatccaatttcaaTTAAAAGATGATGTATCCACAATATCTCACGTGTAGATTGTGACATAGCTTTGTACTCGGATTAAACACTGGATCGAGATATAACACTTTGCTTCTTGCTCCTCCATGATATTATGTTTCCTCCAAAGAAGACATAATATCATATAGTAGATCTTCAATCAATTTTGGATCCATCCCAATCAGCATCTGCAAAACACTCAACACGAGTATGTCCATGATTTTTATGTAATAAGCTGAGTCTAGGAGCTCCTTTCAAGTAACAACAAATTTGATCCAAAGTTGTCCAATGTTTGGCCGTAGGCGCGGACATGAATTGGCTAATAATACTTACAACAAATACAATATCGGAACAAGTCACAATGAGGTAGTTTAACTTTCCAACTACCATCATGTATCTCTTCTAGATCATCAAAAGGATCACCATCATCTTTCATAAGATGCATACTAGGAATCATTAGGATACTATAGGGTTTGGCTGCCAACTTTTCAATTTCTACAAGTAGGTCAAGAATACACTTTCTCTGAGATAGAAGAATTCCATTCTTGCTTCGATTTACTTCTACTCCTAGAAAGTATTTTGATTGGCCCAAGTCCTTCTATGAAATCTAATATGCAGGAAAGACTTGGGGGATGAGATTCGTGCATAATCACTTCCTATGATGAcaatgtcatcaacatatataataTGGAGGAAAATACTAGCTGCTGATTGTTGATAGAAGGCTGAGTGATCAAATTTGCTCATTTTAAAACAAAACTCTTGAACCACCTCATTAAAATTTCCAAACTAAGCTCGGGGGCTCTGTTTCAAGCTATACAAAGCCTTTTTCAAATGACAAACTTTTTAATACTCCCCTTGAGCAACAAGACTGGGTAGATGCTTCATATACACTTCCTCTTGAAGATCACCATAAAGGAATACATTCTTGATGTCCAATTGATGTAAGGGCCAACTTTTAGAAGCGACTAGAGAAATGAAAAAGCAGATAGAAGTGAGTTTGGCAACCAGAGAGAAAGTGTCTAAATAATCCACCCCATAAGTCTGAGCATACCCTTTATCCATAAGTCTTGCCACAGAACCATCAGGATTAACTTTAATGGTAAAGATTCAGTTACATCCCATTGATTTCTTCCCTTCGCGTAAATCCACCAAATCCTACGTGTAGTTTTCCATTAAGGCATGCATTTCCTCAATGATTGTATTAAACCATCTAGGATGGCTCAAAGCCGCCTTCACTGTTTTGGGTACAAAGATGAAGTCTACAGAAGCAATCAAAGATCTAAAAGTGGAGGACAAACAGTCATAGGAAATAAAATTAGCAATTGAATATGTGGATTGGTGTACCTTTATGAAGAGCAATAAGGAGGTCAATGTTTTCAGAAGGATCGGGCAAAGGAGGATCTGATGATGAAGGAACTAGTGTAGGACATGTATCACTGGTATCTCTTCTCCTCGACTAAACTTGAACAATTGATGCTCTTACTAGCGCAAATGGAGCAGGTGTTAAAGGCACAATAGTCAATTAGAGTTCAATAGGAGAACTGGGAGATGGAGAAACTTAATGGGGTAACCTGATAGAATGACCATTCATCTTCCTCCCCTTGACTCGTACAAATGGGAGGTGCATAGAAAAAATTAACTTGTCTCAAACAATACCACATCACTTGATACCGTATATTTACCAAGTTCAGTACAATAACATCGATATTCCTTCTGAAGGCGAGAATATCCCaggaaaaaaatacattttaatgCCTTAGGATCCAACTTGCTAACAGATGATCGAACATAACATATATTTCCAAATATCATAGGTTCCACTAGAAATAATGACTTGTTTGGAAAAACAACAATATAAGTGTAAAACcccaaattttttatttttttttgccaaGATTCGAACTATTCTTTATGTGTGTGTAGGATTAAAATCGATGACTTCGAGttgtgcatgagttaggatcactTCCTAAGTAATTTAAGCGTGTTAGAgttgatttagggtcataagggatccctaaaaccaagccaagtccaaagaattcatcttggctaagttttcgaatgagttcatataagggtcaacttccaatgACCATATCTTTTTTAATATGATGAACTGGGTGGTCCatcacctatcaaattaaaggtctttgagtcttctttccaatgccaccaatattacaatttttggagttttgagtcaaacgttatgaccattttactggaGCCGCTCTATCCTGGCAGAAGTCCGACAAACGACgccccttttatttttttaagggtatttttgtcctataaccCTTTGGGGAGTTATTCTAATATCCCTAAACTTGTAGAAAACatttttcctcattaaaaaccctctcattcacttctaaacatcaacgctcaagaattttcaagaaagcatcaagttagggttctttttttcaatattcttcaacaaggtaattccttcatagatttcaatctttccaaaccaaacttcttcatctattcatgaatctctaagagaaatcttaaattctaatcataggattttcaagaaaacaaacccaagaatttcaagaaagggtctcttgattgttcttcttcaagttaagatttttcatcaagatttatggagcttttaaggtatgtaaggctaacccaaaatatggattaagttcttccatatgtcccatagatgtgttggatagaaattGTGAAAGACATGAACCCTCCATGAacgttttcttgaattttcgtaaaaccctagaatatcttcacatactattaattgattgatgattttcatgacttgaattcttgaataattttctttcatatttatttcacaaaccATAATTACATATTGACTACAAcgatttttttgtatataaattcatatgtattgatggtgatCTCGAGTTGAGTTtcgttgagagtatggattcatgtattcattcacatgaactcaagatgagacttctttttgttataatttgttttgaggttgagattgatagtttttatgtaaatattgctTCCAAAGGGAGATGATGTATTTTTGTTAGTAAGTGTGAATGAAATTGAATATAGAAATAAATGGGAATtatggagcaagatgtttgatgatgatgtgaataatggttATCTTTAACAtaggtagaatgattgatgaagaggtatgttgatgatgatgtttgagatgaaatagattggagtctaatgtgactacatgatatgtgatttggaTAATTTGATTTGACTGGAGTCATATAAGTATAAATGACTGTTTAAGaatgagttttaaataaataatttgtgaacattttgcataaactatttatacactatttgagtttaaagaatgattattttcatctttaatttaaaaagagtttaagcatgagttgagtttgagaagcctctaaattatcattttgtttgaacatgagtattttgagtataaacaagttgagtatttttacataaaaaatatcaattttgagtttgagttgaggagttgaaattatgttttaaatgcatctaatattttctgcattcattgagttgagatggtatcaaattcaaaaaagaagagtttgatgattgagatgagttgattgtgaatgaaggtctaatgaggccagatttgattgagttttaaaaagagtccaatgagactaaatgag
This region of Solanum dulcamara chromosome 9, daSolDulc1.2, whole genome shotgun sequence genomic DNA includes:
- the LOC129903076 gene encoding uncharacterized protein LOC129903076, giving the protein MCAEGYSSSTWKLFDRQLFKWHVKIKPQRLISLRFGPLCCACAISSGYSVSRVVMSEAELDNFIRHCFNFLLLTVVKRLFQQLDFTMLTTCSSDKFELLNDYWTEYFPMPTTDVFDDELVIALYHDVLDVAGQVHIEGSAQILHGTNILDCIFSLPKLVVASNYTRSVDTPLGSQHEETNSRNRVAWVFDKSLRRDKISRDYTYHILLRANYIICLFFFKL